In Ctenopharyngodon idella isolate HZGC_01 chromosome 20, HZGC01, whole genome shotgun sequence, the following proteins share a genomic window:
- the LOC127502755 gene encoding P-selectin-like isoform X4: MGVCDHVPLQFFAFLVVISSVLNIWRGTEGWSYHYSNTTMNWEGARHWCRQQYTDMVAIQNKGEISHLNKILPKVSGYYWIGIRKIEGRWTWVGTNKTLTKEAENWADKEPNNGRNNEDCVEIYIKRDIDEGKWNDESCFKSKTALCYTASCKDDSCVSGHGECVETINNHTCSCFKGFYGERCEHVVKCKPNEATPADHARVQCSHPNGNFSYDSQCEYSCEEGYQLNGSSTTRCTSTTEWSSKPPTCELVQCPGLVKPQKGAMRCNHPMGRFSYASTCEFECEEGYKLRDSSSSTLFCGAAGHWNDSQPTCEILKCKPEDVTPPDHASVQCSDPTDFSYDSQCEYSCEEGYQLNGTSTTRCTSTTEWSSKPPTCELFQCPELIKPQDGVMRCNHLMGQFSYRSTCEFECKEGYKLRDSSSSTLFCGAAGHWNDSQPTCEIVKCKPEDVTPPDHASVQCSDPTDFSYGSQCEYSCEEGYQLNGSSTTRCTSTMEWSSKPPTCELVQCPGLVKPQKGAMRCNHPMGRFSYASTCEFECEEGYKLRDSSSSILFCGAAGRWNDSQPTCEILKCKPEDVTPPDHASVQCSDPTDFSYDSQCEYSCEEGYQLNGSSTTRCTSTTEWSSKPPTCELLHCPALDSPVNGELSCTSSFSYGSKCSFSCEEGFLLQGASEISCTKMAKWSQEPPHCEAVVCPQLLEPNNGYMNCSSEEPTFGTVCTFSCLDGHQLIRDEIMTCNLNGSWSGEVAVCQAHPDPSASLIKVTEVTLGVAGIISSSGLFLVYWIQKRLRSKAKKFELNSTSDIEDPPQVYKNSVDSLI; this comes from the exons ATG GGCGTTTGCGACCATGTACCTTTGCAATTTTTTGCCTTTCTTGTTGTTATTTCTTCAG TGCTAAACATATGGAGAGGCACTGAAGGCTGGTCATACCATTACTCCAACACCACAATGAACTGGGAAGGTGCCAGACACTGGTGCAGGCAGCAGTACACTGACATGGTGGCCATCCAGAACAAAGGGGAGATTTCTCACCTCAACAAAATCCTTCCAAAAGTCAGTGGATATTACTGGATTGGCATTCGTAAAATTGAGGGCAGGTGGACCTGGGTGGGAACTAACAAGACACTTACCAAGGAAGCTGAGAACTGGGCAGATAAGGAACCCAATAATGGAAGGAATAATGAAGACTGTGtggaaatatatattaaaagagaTATAGATGAAGGCAAATGGAATGATGAATCCTGCTTTAAGTCGAAGACTGCACTGTGCTACACGG CGTCCTGCAAGGATGACTCTTGTGTTAGTGGTCATGGAGAATGTGTAGAAACCATAAACAACCATACATGCTCATGCTTTAAAGGTTTCTATGGAGAACGATGTGAACATG TTGTAAAATGCAAACCAAATGAAGCCACACCAGCAGATCATGCTCGTGTCCAGTGCTCTCATCCCAATGGAAATTTCTCATATGACTCTCAGTGTGAATACTCCTGTGAGGAGGGTTATCAACTAAACGGCTCCAGTACAACAAGATGCACTTCTACAACGGAGTGGTCAAGTAAACCACCAACCTGTGAAC TTGTTCAGTGTCCAGGGCTGGTCAAACCACAGAAAGGTGCAATGCGGTGTAATCATCCGATGGGTCGATTCAGCTACGCATCCACCTGTGAGTTTGAATGTGAAGAAGGATACAAGCTGCGAGACTCCAGCTCCTCTACACTGTTCTGTGGAGCAGCGGGACACTGGAATGATTCACAACCCACTTGTGAAA ttttaaaatgCAAACCGGAGGACGTCACCCCACCAGATCATGCTAGCGTCCAGTGCTCTGATCCTACTGATTTCTCGTATGACTCTCAGTGTGAATACTCCTGTGAGGAGGGTTATCAACTAAACGGCACCAGTACAACAAGATGCACTTCTACAACGGAGTGGTCAAGCAAACCACCAACCTGTGAAC tgtttcaaTGTCCAGAGCTTATCAAACCACAGGATGGTGTAATGCGGTGTAATCATCTGATGGGTCAATTCAGCTACAGATCCACCTGTGAGTTTGAATGTAAAGAAGGATACAAGCTGCGCGACTCCAGCTCCTCTACACTGTTCTGTGGAGCAGCGGGACACTGGAATGATTCACAACCCACTTGTGAAA ttgtAAAATGCAAACCGGAGGACGTCACCCCACCAGATCATGCTAGCGTCCAGTGCTCTGATCCTACTGATTTCTCATATGGCTCTCAGTGTGAATACTCCTGTGAGGAGGGTTATCAACTAAACGGCTCCAGTACAACAAGATGCACTTCTACAATGGAGTGGTCAAGCAAACCACCAACCTGTGAAC TTGTTCAGTGTCCAGGGCTGGTCAAACCACAGAAAGGTGCAATGCGGTGTAATCATCCGATGGGTCGATTCAGCTACGCATCCACCTGTGAGTTTGAATGTGAAGAAGGATACAAGCTGCGAGACTCCAGCTCCTCTATACTGTTCTGTGGAGCAGCGGGACGCTGGAATGATTCACAACCCACTTGTGAAA ttttaaaatgCAAACCGGAGGACGTCACCCCACCAGATCATGCTAGCGTCCAGTGCTCTGATCCTACTGATTTCTCGTATGACTCTCAGTGTGAATACTCCTGTGAGGAGGGTTATCAACTAAACGGTTCCAGTACAACAAGATGCACTTCTACAACGGAGTGGTCAAGCAAACCACCAACCTGTGAAC TTCTTCACTGCCCAGCCCTTGACAGTCCTGTCAATGGAGAGCTGAGCTGTACTTCAAGCTTTAGTTATGGGAGCAAATGCAGCTTTAGTTGTGAAGAAGGATTCCTCCTCCAGGGGGCTTCAGAGATCAGCTGTACAAAAATGGCAAAGTGGAGTCAGGAACCACCTCATTGTGAAG CAGTGGTCTGCCCACAACTTCTTGAGCCAAACAACGGGTATATGAACTGCTCATCTGAAGAACCCACCTTCGGCACCGTCTGCACCTTCAGCTGTCTTGATGGCCACCAACTTATAAGAGATGAGATAATGACATGCAACCTCAATGGGAGCTGGTCAGGGGAAGTGGCAGTGTGTCAAG CGCATCCTGATCCTTCTGCATCACTTATCAAAGTGACAGAAGTGACTCTTGGGGTTGCAGGTATTATCAGCAGCTCCGGTCTGTTCTTAGTCTACTGGATACAGAAGAGACTGAGGAGTAAAG ctAAAAAGTTTGAACTGAACAG taccTCAGATATTGAAGATCCACCACAGGTTTATAAGAACAGTGTTGACAGTCTCATATAG
- the LOC127502755 gene encoding E-selectin-like isoform X9, translated as MGVCDHVPLQFFAFLVVISSVLNIWRGTEGWSYHYSNTTMNWEGARHWCRQQYTDMVAIQNKGEISHLNKILPKVSGYYWIGIRKIEGRWTWVGTNKTLTKEAENWADKEPNNGRNNEDCVEIYIKRDIDEGKWNDESCFKSKTALCYTASCKDDSCVSGHGECVETINNHTCSCFKGFYGERCEHVVKCKPNEATPADHARVQCSHPNGNFSYDSQCEYSCEEGYQLNGSSTTRCTSTTEWSSKPPTCELVQCPGLVKPQKGAMRCNHPMGRFSYASTCEFECEEGYKLRDSSSSTLFCGAAGHWNDSQPTCEILKCKPEDVTPPDHASVQCSDPTDFSYDSQCEYSCEEGYQLNGTSTTRCTSTTEWSSKPPTCELVQCPGLVKPQDGVMRCNHLMGRFSYRSTCEFECEEGYKLRDSSSSILFCGAAGRWNDSQPTCEILKCKPEDVTPPDHASVQCSDPTDLSYGSQCEYSCEEGYQLNGTSTTRCTSTTEWSSKPPTCELFQCPELIKPQDGVMRCNHLMGQFSYRSTCEFECKEGYKLRDSSSSTLFCGAAGHWNDSQPTCEIVKCKPEDVTPPDHASVQCSDPTDFSYGSQCEYSCEEGYQLNGSSTTRCTSTMEWSSKPPTCELLHCPALDSPVNGELSCTSSFSYGSKCSFSCEEGFLLQGASEISCTKMAKWSQEPPHCEAVVCPQLLEPNNGYMNCSSEEPTFGTVCTFSCLDGHQLIRDEIMTCNLNGSWSGEVAVCQAHPDPSASLIKVTEVTLGVAGIISSSGLFLVYWIQKRLRSKAKKFELNSTSDIEDPPQVYKNSVDSLI; from the exons ATG GGCGTTTGCGACCATGTACCTTTGCAATTTTTTGCCTTTCTTGTTGTTATTTCTTCAG TGCTAAACATATGGAGAGGCACTGAAGGCTGGTCATACCATTACTCCAACACCACAATGAACTGGGAAGGTGCCAGACACTGGTGCAGGCAGCAGTACACTGACATGGTGGCCATCCAGAACAAAGGGGAGATTTCTCACCTCAACAAAATCCTTCCAAAAGTCAGTGGATATTACTGGATTGGCATTCGTAAAATTGAGGGCAGGTGGACCTGGGTGGGAACTAACAAGACACTTACCAAGGAAGCTGAGAACTGGGCAGATAAGGAACCCAATAATGGAAGGAATAATGAAGACTGTGtggaaatatatattaaaagagaTATAGATGAAGGCAAATGGAATGATGAATCCTGCTTTAAGTCGAAGACTGCACTGTGCTACACGG CGTCCTGCAAGGATGACTCTTGTGTTAGTGGTCATGGAGAATGTGTAGAAACCATAAACAACCATACATGCTCATGCTTTAAAGGTTTCTATGGAGAACGATGTGAACATG TTGTAAAATGCAAACCAAATGAAGCCACACCAGCAGATCATGCTCGTGTCCAGTGCTCTCATCCCAATGGAAATTTCTCATATGACTCTCAGTGTGAATACTCCTGTGAGGAGGGTTATCAACTAAACGGCTCCAGTACAACAAGATGCACTTCTACAACGGAGTGGTCAAGTAAACCACCAACCTGTGAAC TTGTTCAGTGTCCAGGGCTGGTCAAACCACAGAAAGGTGCAATGCGGTGTAATCATCCGATGGGTCGATTCAGCTACGCATCCACCTGTGAGTTTGAATGTGAAGAAGGATACAAGCTGCGAGACTCCAGCTCCTCTACACTGTTCTGTGGAGCAGCGGGACACTGGAATGATTCACAACCCACTTGTGAAA ttttaaaatgCAAACCGGAGGACGTCACCCCACCAGATCATGCTAGCGTCCAGTGCTCTGATCCTACTGATTTCTCGTATGACTCTCAGTGTGAATACTCCTGTGAGGAGGGTTATCAACTAAACGGCACCAGTACAACAAGATGCACTTCTACAACGGAGTGGTCAAGCAAACCACCAACCTGTGAAC TTGTTCAGTGTCCAGGGCTGGTCAAACCACAGGATGGTGTAATGCGGTGTAATCATCTGATGGGTCGATTCAGCTACAGATCCACCTGTGAGTTTGAATGTGAAGAAGGATACAAGCTGCGAGACTCCAGCTCCTCTATACTGTTCTGTGGAGCAGCGGGACGCTGGAATGATTCACAACCCACTTGTGAAA ttttaaaatgCAAACCGGAGGACGTCACCCCACCAGATCATGCTAGCGTCCAGTGCTCTGATCCTACTGATTTATCATATGGCTCTCAGTGTGAATACTCCTGTGAGGAGGGTTATCAACTAAACGGCACCAGTACAACAAGATGCACTTCTACAACGGAGTGGTCAAGCAAACCACCAACCTGTGAAC tgtttcaaTGTCCAGAGCTTATCAAACCACAGGATGGTGTAATGCGGTGTAATCATCTGATGGGTCAATTCAGCTACAGATCCACCTGTGAGTTTGAATGTAAAGAAGGATACAAGCTGCGCGACTCCAGCTCCTCTACACTGTTCTGTGGAGCAGCGGGACACTGGAATGATTCACAACCCACTTGTGAAA ttgtAAAATGCAAACCGGAGGACGTCACCCCACCAGATCATGCTAGCGTCCAGTGCTCTGATCCTACTGATTTCTCATATGGCTCTCAGTGTGAATACTCCTGTGAGGAGGGTTATCAACTAAACGGCTCCAGTACAACAAGATGCACTTCTACAATGGAGTGGTCAAGCAAACCACCAACCTGTGAAC TTCTTCACTGCCCAGCCCTTGACAGTCCTGTCAATGGAGAGCTGAGCTGTACTTCAAGCTTTAGTTATGGGAGCAAATGCAGCTTTAGTTGTGAAGAAGGATTCCTCCTCCAGGGGGCTTCAGAGATCAGCTGTACAAAAATGGCAAAGTGGAGTCAGGAACCACCTCATTGTGAAG CAGTGGTCTGCCCACAACTTCTTGAGCCAAACAACGGGTATATGAACTGCTCATCTGAAGAACCCACCTTCGGCACCGTCTGCACCTTCAGCTGTCTTGATGGCCACCAACTTATAAGAGATGAGATAATGACATGCAACCTCAATGGGAGCTGGTCAGGGGAAGTGGCAGTGTGTCAAG CGCATCCTGATCCTTCTGCATCACTTATCAAAGTGACAGAAGTGACTCTTGGGGTTGCAGGTATTATCAGCAGCTCCGGTCTGTTCTTAGTCTACTGGATACAGAAGAGACTGAGGAGTAAAG ctAAAAAGTTTGAACTGAACAG taccTCAGATATTGAAGATCCACCACAGGTTTATAAGAACAGTGTTGACAGTCTCATATAG
- the LOC127502755 gene encoding E-selectin-like isoform X8: MGVCDHVPLQFFAFLVVISSVLNIWRGTEGWSYHYSNTTMNWEGARHWCRQQYTDMVAIQNKGEISHLNKILPKVSGYYWIGIRKIEGRWTWVGTNKTLTKEAENWADKEPNNGRNNEDCVEIYIKRDIDEGKWNDESCFKSKTALCYTASCKDDSCVSGHGECVETINNHTCSCFKGFYGERCEHVVKCKPNEATPADHARVQCSHPNGNFSYDSQCEYSCEEGYQLNGSSTTRCTSTTEWSSKPPTCELVQCPGLVKPQKGAMRCNHPMGRFSYASTCEFECEEGYKLRDSSSSTLFCGAAGHWNDSQPTCEILKCKPEDVTPPDHASVQCSDPTDFSYDSQCEYSCEEGYQLNGTSTTRCTSTTEWSSKPPTCELVQCPGLVKPQDGVMRCNHLMGRFSYRSTCEFECEEGYKLRDSSSSILFCGAAGRWNDSQPTCEILKCKPEDVTPPDHASVQCSDPTDLSYGSQCEYSCEEGYQLNGTSTTRCTSTTEWSSKPPTCELFQCPELIKPQDGVMRCNHLMGQFSYRSTCEFECKEGYKLRDSSSSTLFCGAAGHWNDSQPTCEILKCKPEDVTPPDHASVQCSDPTDFSYDSQCEYSCEEGYQLNGSSTTRCTSTTEWSSKPPTCELLHCPALDSPVNGELSCTSSFSYGSKCSFSCEEGFLLQGASEISCTKMAKWSQEPPHCEAVVCPQLLEPNNGYMNCSSEEPTFGTVCTFSCLDGHQLIRDEIMTCNLNGSWSGEVAVCQAHPDPSASLIKVTEVTLGVAGIISSSGLFLVYWIQKRLRSKAKKFELNSTSDIEDPPQVYKNSVDSLI, from the exons ATG GGCGTTTGCGACCATGTACCTTTGCAATTTTTTGCCTTTCTTGTTGTTATTTCTTCAG TGCTAAACATATGGAGAGGCACTGAAGGCTGGTCATACCATTACTCCAACACCACAATGAACTGGGAAGGTGCCAGACACTGGTGCAGGCAGCAGTACACTGACATGGTGGCCATCCAGAACAAAGGGGAGATTTCTCACCTCAACAAAATCCTTCCAAAAGTCAGTGGATATTACTGGATTGGCATTCGTAAAATTGAGGGCAGGTGGACCTGGGTGGGAACTAACAAGACACTTACCAAGGAAGCTGAGAACTGGGCAGATAAGGAACCCAATAATGGAAGGAATAATGAAGACTGTGtggaaatatatattaaaagagaTATAGATGAAGGCAAATGGAATGATGAATCCTGCTTTAAGTCGAAGACTGCACTGTGCTACACGG CGTCCTGCAAGGATGACTCTTGTGTTAGTGGTCATGGAGAATGTGTAGAAACCATAAACAACCATACATGCTCATGCTTTAAAGGTTTCTATGGAGAACGATGTGAACATG TTGTAAAATGCAAACCAAATGAAGCCACACCAGCAGATCATGCTCGTGTCCAGTGCTCTCATCCCAATGGAAATTTCTCATATGACTCTCAGTGTGAATACTCCTGTGAGGAGGGTTATCAACTAAACGGCTCCAGTACAACAAGATGCACTTCTACAACGGAGTGGTCAAGTAAACCACCAACCTGTGAAC TTGTTCAGTGTCCAGGGCTGGTCAAACCACAGAAAGGTGCAATGCGGTGTAATCATCCGATGGGTCGATTCAGCTACGCATCCACCTGTGAGTTTGAATGTGAAGAAGGATACAAGCTGCGAGACTCCAGCTCCTCTACACTGTTCTGTGGAGCAGCGGGACACTGGAATGATTCACAACCCACTTGTGAAA ttttaaaatgCAAACCGGAGGACGTCACCCCACCAGATCATGCTAGCGTCCAGTGCTCTGATCCTACTGATTTCTCGTATGACTCTCAGTGTGAATACTCCTGTGAGGAGGGTTATCAACTAAACGGCACCAGTACAACAAGATGCACTTCTACAACGGAGTGGTCAAGCAAACCACCAACCTGTGAAC TTGTTCAGTGTCCAGGGCTGGTCAAACCACAGGATGGTGTAATGCGGTGTAATCATCTGATGGGTCGATTCAGCTACAGATCCACCTGTGAGTTTGAATGTGAAGAAGGATACAAGCTGCGAGACTCCAGCTCCTCTATACTGTTCTGTGGAGCAGCGGGACGCTGGAATGATTCACAACCCACTTGTGAAA ttttaaaatgCAAACCGGAGGACGTCACCCCACCAGATCATGCTAGCGTCCAGTGCTCTGATCCTACTGATTTATCATATGGCTCTCAGTGTGAATACTCCTGTGAGGAGGGTTATCAACTAAACGGCACCAGTACAACAAGATGCACTTCTACAACGGAGTGGTCAAGCAAACCACCAACCTGTGAAC tgtttcaaTGTCCAGAGCTTATCAAACCACAGGATGGTGTAATGCGGTGTAATCATCTGATGGGTCAATTCAGCTACAGATCCACCTGTGAGTTTGAATGTAAAGAAGGATACAAGCTGCGCGACTCCAGCTCCTCTACACTGTTCTGTGGAGCAGCGGGACACTGGAATGATTCACAACCCACTTGTGAAA ttttaaaatgCAAACCGGAGGACGTCACCCCACCAGATCATGCTAGCGTCCAGTGCTCTGATCCTACTGATTTCTCGTATGACTCTCAGTGTGAATACTCCTGTGAGGAGGGTTATCAACTAAACGGTTCCAGTACAACAAGATGCACTTCTACAACGGAGTGGTCAAGCAAACCACCAACCTGTGAAC TTCTTCACTGCCCAGCCCTTGACAGTCCTGTCAATGGAGAGCTGAGCTGTACTTCAAGCTTTAGTTATGGGAGCAAATGCAGCTTTAGTTGTGAAGAAGGATTCCTCCTCCAGGGGGCTTCAGAGATCAGCTGTACAAAAATGGCAAAGTGGAGTCAGGAACCACCTCATTGTGAAG CAGTGGTCTGCCCACAACTTCTTGAGCCAAACAACGGGTATATGAACTGCTCATCTGAAGAACCCACCTTCGGCACCGTCTGCACCTTCAGCTGTCTTGATGGCCACCAACTTATAAGAGATGAGATAATGACATGCAACCTCAATGGGAGCTGGTCAGGGGAAGTGGCAGTGTGTCAAG CGCATCCTGATCCTTCTGCATCACTTATCAAAGTGACAGAAGTGACTCTTGGGGTTGCAGGTATTATCAGCAGCTCCGGTCTGTTCTTAGTCTACTGGATACAGAAGAGACTGAGGAGTAAAG ctAAAAAGTTTGAACTGAACAG taccTCAGATATTGAAGATCCACCACAGGTTTATAAGAACAGTGTTGACAGTCTCATATAG
- the LOC127502755 gene encoding P-selectin-like isoform X3, with product MGVCDHVPLQFFAFLVVISSVLNIWRGTEGWSYHYSNTTMNWEGARHWCRQQYTDMVAIQNKGEISHLNKILPKVSGYYWIGIRKIEGRWTWVGTNKTLTKEAENWADKEPNNGRNNEDCVEIYIKRDIDEGKWNDESCFKSKTALCYTASCKDDSCVSGHGECVETINNHTCSCFKGFYGERCEHVVKCKPNEATPADHARVQCSHPNGNFSYDSQCEYSCEEGYQLNGSSTTRCTSTTEWSSKPPTCELVQCPGLVKPQKGAMRCNHPMGRFSYASTCEFECEEGYKLRDSSSSTLFCGAAGHWNDSQPTCEILKCKPEDVTPPDHASVQCSDPTDLSYGSQCEYSCEEGYQLNGTSTTRCTSTTEWSSKPPTCELFQCPELIKPQDGVMRCNHLMGQFSYRSTCEFECKEGYKLRDSSSSTLFCGAAGHWNDSQPTCEIVKCKPEDVTPPDHASVQCSDPTDFSYGSQCEYSCEEGYQLNGSSTTRCTSTMEWSSKPPTCELVQCPGLVKPQKGAMRCNHPMGRFSYASTCEFECEEGYKLRDSSSSILFCGAAGRWNDSQPTCEILKCKPEDVTPPDHASVQCSDPTDFSYDSQCEYSCEEGYQLNGSSTTRCTSTTEWSSKPPTCELLHCPALDSPVNGELSCTSSFSYGSKCSFSCEEGFLLQGASEISCTKMAKWSQEPPHCEAVVCPQLLEPNNGYMNCSSEEPTFGTVCTFSCLDGHQLIRDEIMTCNLNGSWSGEVAVCQAHPDPSASLIKVTEVTLGVAGIISSSGLFLVYWIQKRLRSKAKKFELNSTSDIEDPPQVYKNSVDSLI from the exons ATG GGCGTTTGCGACCATGTACCTTTGCAATTTTTTGCCTTTCTTGTTGTTATTTCTTCAG TGCTAAACATATGGAGAGGCACTGAAGGCTGGTCATACCATTACTCCAACACCACAATGAACTGGGAAGGTGCCAGACACTGGTGCAGGCAGCAGTACACTGACATGGTGGCCATCCAGAACAAAGGGGAGATTTCTCACCTCAACAAAATCCTTCCAAAAGTCAGTGGATATTACTGGATTGGCATTCGTAAAATTGAGGGCAGGTGGACCTGGGTGGGAACTAACAAGACACTTACCAAGGAAGCTGAGAACTGGGCAGATAAGGAACCCAATAATGGAAGGAATAATGAAGACTGTGtggaaatatatattaaaagagaTATAGATGAAGGCAAATGGAATGATGAATCCTGCTTTAAGTCGAAGACTGCACTGTGCTACACGG CGTCCTGCAAGGATGACTCTTGTGTTAGTGGTCATGGAGAATGTGTAGAAACCATAAACAACCATACATGCTCATGCTTTAAAGGTTTCTATGGAGAACGATGTGAACATG TTGTAAAATGCAAACCAAATGAAGCCACACCAGCAGATCATGCTCGTGTCCAGTGCTCTCATCCCAATGGAAATTTCTCATATGACTCTCAGTGTGAATACTCCTGTGAGGAGGGTTATCAACTAAACGGCTCCAGTACAACAAGATGCACTTCTACAACGGAGTGGTCAAGTAAACCACCAACCTGTGAAC TTGTTCAGTGTCCAGGGCTGGTCAAACCACAGAAAGGTGCAATGCGGTGTAATCATCCGATGGGTCGATTCAGCTACGCATCCACCTGTGAGTTTGAATGTGAAGAAGGATACAAGCTGCGAGACTCCAGCTCCTCTACACTGTTCTGTGGAGCAGCGGGACACTGGAATGATTCACAACCCACTTGTGAAA ttttaaaatgCAAACCGGAGGACGTCACCCCACCAGATCATGCTAGCGTCCAGTGCTCTGATCCTACTGATTTATCATATGGCTCTCAGTGTGAATACTCCTGTGAGGAGGGTTATCAACTAAACGGCACCAGTACAACAAGATGCACTTCTACAACGGAGTGGTCAAGCAAACCACCAACCTGTGAAC tgtttcaaTGTCCAGAGCTTATCAAACCACAGGATGGTGTAATGCGGTGTAATCATCTGATGGGTCAATTCAGCTACAGATCCACCTGTGAGTTTGAATGTAAAGAAGGATACAAGCTGCGCGACTCCAGCTCCTCTACACTGTTCTGTGGAGCAGCGGGACACTGGAATGATTCACAACCCACTTGTGAAA ttgtAAAATGCAAACCGGAGGACGTCACCCCACCAGATCATGCTAGCGTCCAGTGCTCTGATCCTACTGATTTCTCATATGGCTCTCAGTGTGAATACTCCTGTGAGGAGGGTTATCAACTAAACGGCTCCAGTACAACAAGATGCACTTCTACAATGGAGTGGTCAAGCAAACCACCAACCTGTGAAC TTGTTCAGTGTCCAGGGCTGGTCAAACCACAGAAAGGTGCAATGCGGTGTAATCATCCGATGGGTCGATTCAGCTACGCATCCACCTGTGAGTTTGAATGTGAAGAAGGATACAAGCTGCGAGACTCCAGCTCCTCTATACTGTTCTGTGGAGCAGCGGGACGCTGGAATGATTCACAACCCACTTGTGAAA ttttaaaatgCAAACCGGAGGACGTCACCCCACCAGATCATGCTAGCGTCCAGTGCTCTGATCCTACTGATTTCTCGTATGACTCTCAGTGTGAATACTCCTGTGAGGAGGGTTATCAACTAAACGGTTCCAGTACAACAAGATGCACTTCTACAACGGAGTGGTCAAGCAAACCACCAACCTGTGAAC TTCTTCACTGCCCAGCCCTTGACAGTCCTGTCAATGGAGAGCTGAGCTGTACTTCAAGCTTTAGTTATGGGAGCAAATGCAGCTTTAGTTGTGAAGAAGGATTCCTCCTCCAGGGGGCTTCAGAGATCAGCTGTACAAAAATGGCAAAGTGGAGTCAGGAACCACCTCATTGTGAAG CAGTGGTCTGCCCACAACTTCTTGAGCCAAACAACGGGTATATGAACTGCTCATCTGAAGAACCCACCTTCGGCACCGTCTGCACCTTCAGCTGTCTTGATGGCCACCAACTTATAAGAGATGAGATAATGACATGCAACCTCAATGGGAGCTGGTCAGGGGAAGTGGCAGTGTGTCAAG CGCATCCTGATCCTTCTGCATCACTTATCAAAGTGACAGAAGTGACTCTTGGGGTTGCAGGTATTATCAGCAGCTCCGGTCTGTTCTTAGTCTACTGGATACAGAAGAGACTGAGGAGTAAAG ctAAAAAGTTTGAACTGAACAG taccTCAGATATTGAAGATCCACCACAGGTTTATAAGAACAGTGTTGACAGTCTCATATAG